The following are encoded in a window of Brockia lithotrophica genomic DNA:
- a CDS encoding ABC transporter ATP-binding protein yields the protein MRVALERVSMRFGKVTAVDALSVEFASGEFVVILGPSGCGKSTTLFLLAGLYVPTEGEIRFDGRVVNALPPERRNVGLVFQNYALYPHMSVFENIAFPLHMQRRPREERRERVLAVARMLYIDHLLERKPSQLSGGQQQRVAIARALVKRPDLLLLDEPLSNLDARLRLEMREEIRRVQREVGITTVLVTHDQEEALSLADRILVMRDGKAVQFAPPEELYEFPLDRFVAHFVGNPPMNFFPAEYAGSGRFSLSGGLEVQVSPEEFAELRPGAAYELGVRPEAASLRPSRSEGTPPFPLLEAGEGAEGSPAANEFPGLVVHREVVGRDVLYKVRTSAGDLRLVAPSSSPYRAGDRVIVGIDASRVHVFDADGKNLRLRVRRDADARDSELLRSRGV from the coding sequence GTGCGCGTCGCGCTCGAAAGGGTCTCCATGCGGTTCGGAAAGGTGACGGCCGTAGACGCGCTGAGTGTGGAGTTTGCTTCGGGCGAGTTCGTCGTGATCTTGGGCCCGAGCGGGTGCGGCAAGTCGACCACCCTCTTCCTCCTCGCGGGGTTGTACGTACCTACCGAGGGAGAAATCCGCTTCGACGGGCGCGTGGTGAACGCGCTCCCGCCGGAGCGAAGGAACGTGGGCCTCGTCTTTCAAAATTACGCCCTGTACCCGCATATGAGCGTTTTCGAGAACATCGCCTTCCCTTTGCACATGCAGCGCCGACCGCGGGAAGAACGCCGGGAAAGGGTGCTCGCCGTAGCCCGCATGCTCTACATCGACCACCTCTTGGAGCGAAAGCCATCCCAGCTTTCGGGAGGTCAGCAGCAAAGGGTGGCCATTGCCCGGGCGCTCGTGAAACGCCCCGACCTTCTGCTTCTCGACGAACCGCTTTCCAACCTCGATGCTCGCCTGCGCCTCGAAATGCGAGAAGAGATTCGCCGCGTGCAGCGTGAGGTGGGGATCACGACGGTTCTCGTAACCCACGACCAAGAAGAGGCCCTTTCGCTCGCCGACCGGATTCTCGTAATGCGCGACGGAAAGGCGGTGCAGTTCGCTCCTCCGGAAGAACTGTACGAATTTCCTCTAGATCGTTTCGTCGCCCATTTCGTCGGGAACCCGCCGATGAACTTCTTTCCCGCCGAGTACGCCGGAAGCGGGAGATTTTCCCTTTCCGGCGGGCTCGAGGTACAAGTCTCCCCCGAGGAGTTTGCCGAACTTCGTCCCGGTGCGGCGTATGAGCTGGGCGTACGTCCTGAAGCGGCGAGCCTTCGTCCTTCTCGGTCGGAGGGGACACCCCCCTTCCCCCTTTTGGAGGCGGGGGAGGGCGCAGAAGGTTCTCCGGCGGCAAACGAGTTTCCGGGTCTTGTCGTCCACAGGGAGGTTGTCGGGCGAGACGTGCTGTACAAGGTACGTACCTCCGCCGGCGACCTTCGCCTCGTCGCTCCGTCGTCTTCCCCATACCGGGCGGGCGATCGGGTAATCGTGGGGATCGACGCCTCCCGCGTACACGTCTTCGACGCCGACGGGAAAAACCTGCGCCTTCGCGTGCGCCGCGATGCGGATGCGAGGGATTCCGAACTCTTGCGCTCGAGAGGGGTGTAG
- a CDS encoding ABC transporter ATP-binding protein: MTNAVLVEADGVTRWFGEVPGIQDADLKVRAGEIVALVGPNGAGKTTLMNIVAGILSPSRGRVRVLDYTWGTAPESRRPAPLPPDLWRLRRHLGFVPASHEVPEFLTAREFLRFIAALYENPRSEAESAIERWLAYLDLSGAADRLMKGYSHGMRKKVQLAAALLPRPRVFICDEPTSGLDPATVVLVRDLFHALAQQGVAVLLATHDLPFAEKVADRFYFVHSSRIAAQGSAEELKARYHASDLAEAFLFAVGGGERRELLRELVAHQPNETP, translated from the coding sequence TTGACGAATGCGGTGCTGGTAGAGGCGGATGGGGTCACTCGATGGTTTGGGGAAGTGCCGGGAATTCAGGATGCCGACCTCAAGGTACGAGCGGGCGAAATCGTCGCCCTGGTCGGTCCCAACGGGGCAGGCAAAACCACCTTGATGAACATTGTCGCCGGGATCCTTTCCCCTTCTCGTGGTCGCGTACGGGTTCTGGACTACACTTGGGGAACCGCTCCCGAGTCTCGTCGCCCCGCCCCTCTTCCCCCCGACCTCTGGCGCCTGCGCCGCCATCTGGGTTTTGTCCCAGCATCCCATGAGGTGCCCGAGTTCCTCACCGCACGAGAATTCCTTCGTTTTATCGCCGCCCTCTATGAAAATCCCCGCTCCGAAGCGGAGTCCGCCATCGAACGATGGCTGGCCTATCTGGATCTCTCCGGTGCGGCCGATCGCCTCATGAAGGGGTATTCCCACGGGATGCGGAAAAAGGTACAGTTGGCCGCGGCCCTTCTCCCTCGGCCTCGCGTTTTCATTTGTGACGAACCCACTTCTGGGTTAGACCCGGCGACGGTGGTATTAGTGCGGGACCTCTTCCATGCTTTGGCGCAGCAAGGGGTAGCCGTATTGCTTGCGACGCATGACCTTCCCTTTGCCGAAAAGGTAGCTGACCGGTTCTACTTCGTCCATAGTAGTCGCATTGCAGCTCAGGGGTCTGCAGAGGAATTGAAGGCCCGATATCACGCCTCCGACCTGGCAGAAGCTTTTCTCTTTGCGGTAGGCGGCGGTGAGCGGAGGGAGCTTCTCCGTGAATTGGTGGCTCATCAGCCGAATGAGACTCCTTGA
- a CDS encoding 2-oxoacid:acceptor oxidoreductase family protein, whose product MEGYRGFPPGKVESASVSALGPGMGDAAPPLPPEEVVVAGFGGQGVLTGGILLAQAGMMQGLHVSWVPAYGAEQRGGTAYSAVVLSRRPVVSPLVFAPTAVLAMNRPSFDRFVPKVREGGIVLYNASIVELPPDVRSNLEVKLGRLLGIPATSLAEEIGDARVAVNVLVGAYAALTGVVDLAYLKLALREVLPPHRHRLIPANERALETGFEAVRSAV is encoded by the coding sequence ATGGAAGGATACAGGGGATTTCCGCCTGGAAAAGTCGAAAGCGCCTCGGTTTCGGCCCTCGGCCCGGGGATGGGGGATGCGGCTCCGCCATTGCCTCCCGAAGAAGTGGTCGTCGCCGGCTTCGGCGGGCAAGGCGTGCTTACGGGGGGGATTCTCCTCGCCCAGGCGGGGATGATGCAGGGGCTACACGTGAGCTGGGTCCCCGCATACGGCGCCGAACAACGCGGGGGAACGGCCTACAGCGCCGTCGTCCTCTCGCGTCGCCCCGTCGTCTCGCCGCTCGTCTTCGCCCCTACCGCTGTCCTCGCCATGAACCGCCCTTCCTTCGACCGCTTCGTCCCGAAGGTGCGGGAGGGAGGCATCGTCCTCTATAACGCTTCGATCGTCGAGCTTCCCCCCGACGTTCGGTCAAATCTCGAAGTGAAGCTCGGTCGCCTGCTCGGGATTCCCGCCACCTCCCTTGCGGAAGAGATCGGCGACGCACGCGTCGCTGTAAACGTGCTCGTGGGCGCGTATGCCGCCTTGACGGGAGTCGTCGATCTCGCCTACCTCAAACTCGCCTTACGTGAAGTCTTGCCGCCTCATCGCCACCGCCTCATCCCGGCCAACGAACGCGCCTTGGAGACGGGCTTCGAGGCGGTGCGCTCGGCGGTTTGA
- a CDS encoding thiamine pyrophosphate-dependent enzyme codes for MSQEVRESRGPAVEEGAGVQTTSPKSSLVREREGGVDQKKVVFARPRGLTEAHTIYCPGCTHGIIHRLVAEVLEELDLLERTVGVGSIGCSVLIYDYLNVDMISAAHGRALAVATGVKRVLPDRFVFTYQGDGDLASIGTAETVHAAARGERVTAILVNNGVYGMTGGQMAPTTLPGMRTTTSPAGRDPALTGFPIRMPEMLASLEGAVYLARVTVTSPKEVLRAKRVLKRAFEVQLQGLGFSLVEFLSSCPINWKMDPVDALRYIETEVVKYYPLGEIKVPEGWKPLA; via the coding sequence ATGAGCCAAGAGGTTCGCGAATCCCGAGGACCAGCCGTAGAAGAAGGCGCCGGCGTACAGACGACCTCCCCCAAAAGTTCCCTAGTGCGGGAAAGGGAAGGAGGCGTCGACCAGAAAAAGGTCGTGTTTGCTCGCCCCCGCGGACTTACGGAGGCACACACGATTTACTGCCCCGGCTGCACGCATGGGATCATCCACCGCCTCGTGGCCGAAGTCCTCGAAGAGCTCGACCTCCTCGAACGGACGGTGGGCGTGGGGAGCATCGGCTGTTCCGTGCTCATCTACGACTACCTGAACGTAGACATGATCTCCGCCGCCCACGGGCGGGCCCTTGCCGTGGCGACGGGTGTGAAGCGCGTGCTTCCGGACCGTTTTGTCTTTACCTATCAGGGAGACGGTGACCTCGCCTCCATCGGCACGGCGGAAACCGTGCACGCCGCCGCCCGCGGCGAACGCGTCACGGCGATTCTCGTGAACAACGGGGTCTACGGCATGACAGGCGGACAAATGGCCCCTACCACCCTTCCGGGGATGCGGACGACGACCTCTCCTGCGGGTCGCGATCCGGCGCTTACGGGATTTCCCATCCGCATGCCCGAGATGCTCGCCTCGCTCGAAGGTGCGGTATACCTCGCCCGCGTTACGGTCACTTCCCCCAAAGAAGTTCTGCGGGCAAAGCGCGTCTTGAAGCGTGCGTTTGAGGTGCAACTCCAAGGGCTCGGGTTTTCTCTGGTCGAGTTTCTCTCGAGTTGCCCCATCAACTGGAAGATGGATCCCGTAGATGCCTTGCGCTACATCGAAACAGAGGTCGTAAAGTACTACCCCCTGGGGGAGATCAAGGTCCCCGAAGGTTGGAAACCGCTCGCCTGA
- a CDS encoding 3-methyl-2-oxobutanoate dehydrogenase subunit VorB: protein MPKRKILMKGNEAYGEAAVRAGCRFYFGYPITPQTEVAEYLSRRLPEVGGVFLQAESETASVNMLYGAAAAGARVMTSTSGLGLALMQEGISYLAGAELPAVIVNTMRGGPGIGNIAPAQADYRQAVKGGGNGDYRTIVLAPTSVPEIFPVMELAFDLADRYRNPVIVLSDGMIGQMMEPVEIEEELPPLDLPEKPWATTGTMGRRPKNVIKTDYLEPEELERHNLRLAEKYAQIEAEEQRWKEFALEDAELVLVAFGTMARLAQAAAEVLRSRGIAAGVLAPITLYPFPTRRIRELADSPGVRSFLTVEMSLGQLVEDVRLAVEGRKPVSFFGRTGGIVPTLDEIVTAAEDVAAERGVRSR, encoded by the coding sequence GTGCCTAAACGCAAGATCCTCATGAAGGGGAACGAGGCGTACGGGGAGGCGGCAGTTCGCGCCGGATGCCGCTTTTACTTCGGGTACCCGATCACGCCGCAGACGGAAGTTGCGGAGTACTTGTCGCGGCGACTTCCTGAGGTAGGCGGCGTGTTCCTTCAGGCGGAAAGCGAAACCGCTTCCGTAAACATGCTTTACGGAGCGGCTGCGGCGGGGGCGCGGGTGATGACCTCGACGTCCGGCCTGGGCCTCGCCCTCATGCAAGAGGGAATCAGCTACCTCGCCGGTGCGGAGCTGCCGGCCGTGATCGTGAACACGATGCGGGGAGGTCCGGGCATCGGAAACATCGCGCCCGCGCAGGCGGACTACCGCCAGGCGGTGAAGGGGGGCGGCAACGGGGATTACAGGACGATCGTGCTTGCACCTACGTCCGTGCCGGAGATCTTTCCCGTGATGGAGCTCGCCTTCGACCTCGCCGATCGCTACCGAAACCCCGTGATCGTGTTGAGTGACGGGATGATCGGCCAGATGATGGAGCCCGTGGAAATCGAGGAAGAGCTCCCCCCGCTCGACCTGCCAGAAAAACCGTGGGCAACGACGGGGACGATGGGCCGACGCCCCAAGAACGTGATTAAGACCGACTACCTCGAGCCGGAAGAACTCGAGCGCCACAACCTCCGTCTGGCGGAGAAGTACGCCCAGATCGAGGCAGAAGAGCAGCGTTGGAAGGAATTCGCCCTCGAGGATGCGGAACTCGTTCTCGTGGCCTTTGGAACGATGGCACGACTCGCGCAGGCGGCGGCAGAGGTTCTGAGGAGCAGGGGAATTGCTGCCGGCGTGCTCGCGCCCATTACCTTGTATCCTTTCCCGACACGGCGAATCCGAGAGCTTGCCGACTCCCCCGGGGTGCGAAGCTTTCTCACCGTCGAAATGAGCCTCGGCCAGTTGGTGGAGGACGTACGGCTTGCCGTGGAAGGGCGCAAACCCGTGTCCTTCTTCGGACGCACAGGGGGCATCGTGCCGACGTTGGACGAAATCGTGACGGCTGCGGAAGACGTAGCCGCAGAAAGGGGCGTGCGCAGCCGATGA
- a CDS encoding 4Fe-4S binding protein: MGKVRPRFAVYVDVERCKGCGLCVSACPHGSLVLSEGYNAKGYHPAEFVNPEACKGCAFCAYMCPDVVLTIVREEVPLRA, encoded by the coding sequence GTGGGGAAAGTGCGTCCGCGCTTTGCGGTGTACGTGGACGTCGAGCGTTGCAAGGGGTGTGGGCTTTGCGTCAGCGCCTGCCCGCACGGTTCGTTGGTTCTTTCCGAAGGCTACAACGCAAAGGGCTACCATCCGGCGGAGTTCGTAAATCCCGAGGCCTGCAAAGGGTGCGCGTTTTGTGCCTACATGTGTCCGGACGTCGTCCTCACGATCGTCCGCGAGGAGGTGCCCCTCCGTGCCTAA
- a CDS encoding MFS transporter, protein MSTPRNAVPRYAPLTYSAGNFAVGLMTQAFAAFVLYFYVDYLGASPLYISYAMAVHGIFNAVLNPLVGQLSDATRTRFGRRIPYIAFGFLPLALVYGLLWNPPANPNLLVLYFLFIVFLYDSLFVLVVLNWTALYPEMFPTPEERTSVAALRQFFGFLGMISGMVIPPLIASRTGWSAFGWIAAGFVSLFLGVSLLGAREREPSTTGTLPLWTSLKVTLTNRTFLVFVVANLAVQTGFALLTATVPFYAKYLLRLPEEKTALLYAAILLPSLLAMFIWGYVLKYVPPRRAVITALVYLSALLVSFFFVTNLAIALAAGVLFGFGLAGVVILFDILLAEVIDDDARRNGVRREGIYYGVNGFVIRLSVTLQAILTGTVLTLGGYVPHAASQVPSALLAIRSLMGIWPMFFLLVAILLFRVFPLGRFPQNPDAPPS, encoded by the coding sequence ATGTCCACACCCCGCAATGCCGTACCCCGCTATGCTCCCCTCACCTACAGCGCGGGAAATTTCGCCGTAGGACTTATGACCCAAGCCTTTGCCGCGTTCGTGCTCTACTTCTACGTGGATTACCTCGGAGCCTCTCCCCTTTACATCTCCTACGCCATGGCGGTACACGGGATTTTTAACGCCGTTCTTAACCCCCTTGTAGGGCAGCTATCCGACGCCACACGTACCCGCTTCGGGCGAAGGATTCCTTACATCGCCTTCGGATTCCTTCCTCTCGCGCTCGTGTACGGACTTCTTTGGAACCCCCCGGCGAACCCGAACCTCCTCGTCCTGTACTTCCTCTTCATCGTTTTCCTCTACGACTCCCTCTTCGTGCTCGTGGTTCTCAATTGGACCGCGCTCTATCCCGAAATGTTCCCTACCCCCGAAGAACGGACGTCGGTGGCCGCGCTACGGCAGTTCTTCGGATTTTTGGGAATGATCAGTGGAATGGTCATTCCGCCTCTCATCGCTTCCCGGACGGGTTGGTCGGCCTTTGGGTGGATCGCCGCAGGATTTGTCTCCCTTTTCCTAGGCGTGTCACTCTTGGGAGCCAGGGAAAGGGAGCCTTCTACGACCGGCACACTCCCCCTTTGGACCTCCCTAAAGGTTACCCTTACGAACCGCACCTTCCTCGTATTTGTGGTCGCGAACCTCGCCGTCCAAACGGGGTTCGCCCTGCTTACGGCTACCGTTCCTTTTTACGCGAAGTACCTCCTCCGGCTTCCGGAAGAAAAAACCGCCCTCCTCTATGCGGCAATCCTCCTCCCCTCCCTCCTTGCCATGTTCATTTGGGGTTACGTTTTGAAGTACGTGCCCCCGCGTCGTGCCGTAATCACAGCTCTCGTGTACCTGTCGGCCCTTCTCGTCTCCTTCTTTTTCGTGACAAACTTGGCCATTGCCCTCGCCGCAGGGGTGCTTTTCGGGTTCGGTCTCGCGGGGGTCGTCATCCTCTTTGACATCCTCCTCGCCGAGGTCATCGACGACGACGCACGACGGAATGGCGTGCGGCGAGAAGGGATCTACTACGGCGTAAACGGATTTGTGATCCGCCTTTCCGTAACCCTGCAGGCGATCCTCACCGGAACGGTGCTCACCCTTGGGGGATACGTACCCCATGCCGCCTCCCAGGTCCCGTCGGCTCTGCTCGCCATTCGGTCCCTCATGGGGATCTGGCCCATGTTTTTCCTCCTCGTGGCAATCCTACTGTTTCGGGTCTTTCCCTTGGGTAGGTTTCCTCAGAATCCCGACGCTCCTCCCTCCTAA
- a CDS encoding sulfite exporter TauE/SafE family protein, protein MNKSEFRHNAQAALIGLLAGSFGGLVGLGGGVIMIPLLVRVFRLSQVRAHGTSLAAVVVTGVAGAATYARFGSADLLGALLLAATAMVTAHFGARFAHELPEWKLKRAFGAFLLFTAVLLLARPYLNALAVSGAGTPIGTSAAGIAVLLATGIFTGFLSGMMGVGGGSIMVPAMVVFLGVGQHLAQGTSLLAMVPTGTVGAWTHFRLGNVAAPILPGLLAGIFLGSALGAWVAHLLPDVALRAVFAAVQTWLGVRYLRTPAPFGESGGAKAA, encoded by the coding sequence GTGAACAAAAGCGAATTTCGGCACAACGCTCAGGCCGCGCTCATCGGTCTTCTCGCCGGGTCGTTCGGCGGTCTCGTAGGGCTGGGGGGCGGCGTGATCATGATCCCCCTCCTCGTGCGCGTCTTCCGCCTCTCCCAAGTTCGCGCCCACGGGACGAGCCTCGCCGCCGTCGTCGTCACGGGGGTTGCTGGCGCGGCGACGTACGCCCGCTTCGGCTCCGCCGACCTCCTGGGCGCCCTCCTCCTCGCGGCCACGGCGATGGTTACGGCCCACTTTGGAGCGCGCTTTGCCCACGAGCTTCCCGAGTGGAAGTTGAAGCGCGCCTTTGGTGCCTTCCTCCTCTTTACGGCGGTTCTTCTCCTCGCCCGACCGTACCTCAACGCTTTGGCCGTTTCCGGCGCGGGAACTCCGATCGGGACTTCCGCCGCGGGGATCGCCGTCCTCCTCGCGACGGGGATCTTCACGGGGTTTCTCTCGGGGATGATGGGCGTTGGCGGCGGGTCGATCATGGTCCCTGCGATGGTCGTCTTCCTCGGCGTGGGCCAGCACCTCGCCCAGGGGACGTCCCTTCTCGCCATGGTACCCACGGGTACGGTGGGGGCGTGGACGCACTTCCGCCTCGGCAACGTCGCCGCACCCATCCTTCCCGGACTCCTCGCCGGGATCTTCCTCGGGTCCGCGCTCGGGGCGTGGGTTGCCCACCTCCTTCCCGACGTCGCCTTACGCGCGGTGTTTGCCGCCGTCCAGACGTGGCTCGGGGTTCGCTACCTGCGAACGCCCGCCCCTTTTGGGGAATCCGGTGGGGCGAAGGCGGCGTAA
- a CDS encoding tRNA (adenine-N1)-methyltransferase, producing the protein MPIGPVYLLFDDGTRALLHVDPDAQGTYGTHRGTLSLAEVLQADVGSVLRTNIGARVRVLRPSLEDLLMRVRRKTQIVYPKDAGFTLLKLGLRPGDRVFETGSGSGAMTIALAWAVSPSGRVVTYEREEAFLRLARENVTRAGFADVVEFVHADASQAIAGGPYDAAFIDVREPETVLAPLYAALRPGAPVAFLLPTTNQVQELLQSLQAGFTDVEVLEILHRYYKPNPARLRPEDRMTGHTGYLVFARREVEGWQEEEKPPVKREAEA; encoded by the coding sequence ATGCCCATAGGACCGGTGTACCTCCTCTTCGACGACGGAACGCGCGCCCTCCTCCACGTAGACCCCGATGCGCAGGGAACCTACGGCACGCACCGCGGAACCCTTTCCCTCGCCGAAGTCTTGCAAGCGGATGTGGGTTCGGTGCTTAGGACGAACATCGGAGCTCGCGTGCGCGTGCTCCGTCCGAGCCTCGAAGACCTCCTCATGCGCGTTCGGCGCAAGACGCAGATCGTCTACCCCAAGGACGCGGGGTTTACCCTTCTCAAGCTCGGGCTTCGCCCGGGAGATCGCGTGTTCGAAACGGGTTCGGGAAGCGGGGCGATGACCATCGCCCTCGCGTGGGCCGTATCTCCGTCCGGCCGCGTCGTGACGTACGAGCGGGAAGAAGCCTTTCTCCGCCTCGCCCGCGAAAACGTGACTCGTGCGGGCTTTGCGGACGTGGTGGAATTCGTGCACGCCGACGCCTCGCAGGCGATCGCCGGTGGGCCGTACGACGCGGCATTCATCGACGTACGCGAACCCGAAACGGTGCTCGCACCGCTCTACGCCGCGCTCCGGCCGGGCGCCCCCGTAGCCTTTCTCCTGCCCACGACCAATCAGGTACAGGAACTCCTCCAGAGTCTTCAGGCAGGGTTTACGGATGTCGAGGTCCTCGAGATCCTACACCGCTACTACAAGCCCAACCCCGCCCGCCTGCGTCCGGAGGACCGGATGACGGGACATACGGGCTACCTCGTCTTCGCCCGCCGGGAAGTAGAGGGCTGGCAAGAAGAGGAAAAGCCTCCTGTAAAAAGGGAGGCCGAAGCGTGA
- a CDS encoding DUF429 domain-containing protein: MSGAKSEGPVRILGLDLAGSPRRPTGYAFCSEGALRVGIVYADAEIEGLAADFDRIYVDAPLGLPAGRKGVEDRSGPHLRACDRMLRERGIRFFPVTLGPMRRLTERGMRFAEAWRKRGKEVWEVYPGATYDVCGVPRKAREEIAAFFRRRGLPLPESAEGLPTQDELDAVAALWTGILHLRGETELLAGEDGTIVLPRRGAKGVMGCP, encoded by the coding sequence ATGAGCGGAGCGAAGTCCGAAGGTCCCGTTCGGATTCTCGGCCTCGACCTCGCCGGCAGTCCGCGGCGCCCTACGGGATACGCCTTTTGCTCCGAGGGCGCGCTGCGCGTGGGAATCGTGTACGCCGATGCCGAGATCGAAGGACTCGCCGCGGATTTCGACCGAATTTACGTAGACGCCCCCCTAGGTCTCCCCGCGGGCAGAAAGGGCGTGGAAGACCGAAGCGGACCGCACCTACGCGCCTGCGACCGCATGCTCCGCGAAAGGGGGATTCGCTTCTTTCCCGTGACGCTCGGCCCCATGCGCCGTCTGACGGAGCGGGGCATGCGCTTCGCCGAAGCGTGGCGGAAACGGGGCAAGGAGGTTTGGGAAGTCTATCCGGGGGCGACGTACGACGTTTGCGGAGTTCCCCGCAAGGCGAGGGAAGAAATTGCCGCGTTCTTCCGCCGACGCGGGTTGCCCCTGCCGGAGTCGGCCGAAGGACTGCCCACGCAAGACGAGTTGGACGCCGTAGCCGCCCTTTGGACAGGAATTCTCCACCTCCGAGGCGAAACCGAACTCCTCGCGGGGGAGGACGGGACGATCGTCCTCCCCCGGCGCGGTGCAAAGGGGGTCATGGGATGCCCATAG
- a CDS encoding histidinol-phosphatase HisJ family protein, translated as MLTDYHVHIYETGGFDPNYLRRYAERAAELGIEEWGLSEHAYFFAETRGIVEEPWAEARRRLRMEEYVALVDAARAEGIPLKFGIEMDYVPGKEERIARFLESYPFDYVIGSVHWIGSWGIDLKEFRHEYERRDIREVYRAYFDQIISMAEAHLVDIVGHIDLVKIFGYRPADPKFLDELYEEVAEAVARGGLVVEISTAGLRKPVGEIYPARPLLEKLHARGVPIVLSSDAHEPENLGYAYDQALALAREVGYREVVAFRGRRREVFPLG; from the coding sequence GTGCTCACGGACTACCACGTACACATCTACGAAACAGGGGGGTTCGATCCGAACTACCTGCGGCGCTACGCGGAACGCGCCGCGGAGCTCGGTATCGAAGAGTGGGGGCTTTCGGAGCACGCCTACTTTTTTGCCGAGACGCGGGGGATCGTGGAAGAGCCTTGGGCGGAGGCGCGACGGCGCCTGCGGATGGAGGAGTACGTGGCCCTCGTAGACGCCGCCCGGGCCGAGGGAATCCCCCTGAAGTTCGGCATCGAGATGGACTACGTCCCTGGCAAAGAGGAGCGCATCGCCCGCTTCCTCGAGTCTTACCCGTTCGATTACGTGATCGGGTCCGTTCACTGGATCGGATCGTGGGGCATCGACCTCAAGGAGTTCCGCCACGAGTACGAGCGGAGGGACATCCGGGAGGTGTATCGGGCGTACTTCGACCAGATCATCTCCATGGCCGAGGCGCACCTCGTGGACATCGTCGGACACATCGACTTGGTCAAGATCTTCGGCTATCGTCCCGCCGACCCGAAGTTTCTCGACGAGCTTTACGAAGAAGTTGCCGAGGCCGTCGCCCGCGGCGGCCTCGTCGTAGAGATCTCTACCGCCGGGTTGCGCAAACCTGTGGGTGAGATCTACCCCGCGCGTCCGCTTCTCGAGAAGCTCCACGCCCGGGGCGTGCCCATCGTGCTCTCTTCCGACGCCCACGAGCCGGAAAACCTCGGGTACGCGTACGACCAAGCCCTCGCCCTCGCCCGCGAGGTGGGCTACCGGGAGGTTGTCGCCTTTCGCGGGCGCAGGCGGGAGGTCTTCCCTCTGGGATGA
- the rpe gene encoding ribulose-phosphate 3-epimerase yields the protein MKRDESFALFAQIDRPLVAPSLLSADFARLLEDVRDVEAKGADWLHWDVMDGHFVPNLTFGPPVVKALRRHTDLFFDVHLMVEAPQRLLEAFRDVGADAFTLHIEADPHAHRAIKAAQSMGMKAGISLNPSTPCEAIRPLLHEVDLVLVMSVNPGFGGQAFIPWVKDKVARIRKMLVELGRPHVPISVDGGINAETGREVVEAGATVLVAGTYVFGAKDRGEPIAALKSIPLPREGK from the coding sequence GTGAAGCGCGACGAATCCTTTGCCCTCTTTGCCCAGATCGACCGTCCCCTCGTCGCCCCTTCGCTCCTTTCGGCAGATTTCGCCCGCCTTCTCGAAGACGTGCGCGACGTGGAGGCGAAGGGTGCCGATTGGCTTCACTGGGACGTGATGGACGGGCATTTTGTGCCCAACCTCACCTTCGGCCCGCCCGTGGTAAAGGCTCTCCGGCGGCATACGGACCTCTTTTTCGACGTCCACCTCATGGTGGAAGCCCCCCAACGGCTCCTCGAGGCCTTTCGCGATGTGGGTGCGGACGCGTTCACCCTCCACATCGAAGCGGATCCGCACGCGCACCGCGCGATCAAGGCCGCCCAGTCCATGGGGATGAAGGCGGGAATATCCCTCAATCCTTCGACCCCTTGCGAGGCGATACGCCCACTCCTCCACGAGGTAGACCTCGTCCTCGTGATGAGCGTCAACCCCGGGTTCGGCGGGCAGGCCTTCATCCCCTGGGTGAAGGACAAGGTGGCGCGAATCCGGAAGATGCTCGTGGAACTCGGACGCCCGCACGTTCCGATCTCCGTCGACGGCGGCATCAACGCCGAAACGGGGCGTGAGGTCGTGGAGGCCGGTGCTACGGTCCTCGTCGCGGGGACGTATGTCTTCGGCGCAAAGGATCGGGGAGAACCCATTGCCGCCCTGAAGAGCATTCCCCTTCCGCGGGAAGGAAAGTAG